The following are encoded together in the Nyctibius grandis isolate bNycGra1 chromosome 5, bNycGra1.pri, whole genome shotgun sequence genome:
- the MIOX gene encoding inositol oxygenase: MRSLWADPDPAAGPEPGKAKSQYRNYTGGTLRDRVYNTYLLMHTHQTVDFVRQKSAQYGSCSQRKMGAMEALELLDQLVDESDPDVDFPNSYHAYQTAEGIRRAHPDKDWFHLVGLLHDLGKVLALFGEPQWAVVGDTFPVGCKVQRSVVFGDTTFHDNPDTRDPRYSTEYGMYRPGCGLENVLMSWGHDEYMYRVMKVNGFALPKEAFYMVRFHSFYPWHTHGDYGHLCAEEDLRMLPWVQELNKFDLYTKQEELPDVQQLRGYYQALIDKYCPGQLRW, translated from the exons ATGAGGAGCCTCTGGGCG GACCCCGACCCCGCGGCGGGGCCTGAGCCCGGCAAGGCCAAGTCCCAGTACCGGAACTACACg GGGGGGACGCTGCGGGACCGCGTCTACAACACCTACCTGCTGATGCACACCCACCAGACCGTGGACTTCGTCCGGCAGaag AGCGCCCAGTACGGGAGCTGCTCCCAGCGCAAGATGGGGGCCATGGAGGCGCTGGAGCTGCTGGACCAGCTGGTGGACGAGTCGGACCCGGACGTGGACTTCCCCAACTCGTACCACGCGTACCAGACGGCCGAGGGCATCCGCCGTGCCCACCCCGACAAGG ACTGGTTCCACCTCGTGGGGCTGCTACACGACCTGGGCAAGGTGCTGGCGCTGTTCGGGGAGCCCCAG TGGGCCGTGGTGGGGGACACCTTCCCGGTGGGCTGCAAGGTGCAGCGGTCGGTGGTGTTTGGGGACACCACCTTCCACGACAACCCCGACACCAGAGACCCCCGGTACAG CACCGAGTACGGGATGTACCGGCCCGGCTGCGGCCTGGAGAACGTCCTCATGTCCTGGGGACACGACG AGTACATGTACAGAGTGATGAAGGTCAACGGCTTCGCCCTGCCCAAGGAG GCCTTCTACATGGTCCGCTTCCACTCCTTCTACCCCTGGCACACGCATGGCGACTACGGGCACCTCTGCGCCGAGGAGGACCTGCGCATGCTGCCCTGGGTCCAAGAGCTCAA CAAGTTTGACCTCTACAccaagcaggaggagctgcccGACGTGCAGCAGCTCCGTGGCTACTACCAGGCCCTCATCGACAAGTACTGCCCGGGGCAGCTGCGCTGGTga